A genomic stretch from Setaria viridis chromosome 1, Setaria_viridis_v4.0, whole genome shotgun sequence includes:
- the LOC117854916 gene encoding tRNA-specific adenosine deaminase TAD3-like: protein MEWELIDVPGNLNPSLQDSIVDVVAAKIELKLANTLIRQLSQVCPLDSLRHVKRVRRQTECGGKSELSIILCLSTGSESSRHLHEDVQKIVDTYQLSTFAAKVPKFSATLKEEWVEQCNLWPTSYHPAHDLSIVRGFQEEESPSIFNCMKTAVHGSLLSYLVWEPCPMCAIALVHQRFKHVFYAFPNPITGALGGVYRLHGERSLV, encoded by the exons ATGGAGTGGGAGCTCATTGACGTCCCTGGTAACCTGAATCCCTCCCTCCAAGACTCTATAG TTGACGTGGTGGCAGCCAAGATTGAGCTCAAGCTAGCCAACACTCTCATTAG GCAATTGAGCCAGGTATGCCCTTTGGACAGTCTGAGGCATGTAAAACGAGTCCGTCGACAAACTGAATGTGGTG GTAAATCTGAGTTATCAATAATCTTATGCCTCTCTACTGGGTCCGAAAGTAGCAGACATTTACATGAAGATGTACAAAAGATAGTGGATACTTATCAGTTGAGTACTTTCGCTGCGAAA GTTCCCAAGTTTTCTGCTACATTAAAAGAGGAATGGGTAGAGCAGTGCAATCTTTGGCCAACATCTTACCACCCCGCACATGA CCTCAGTATTGTCCGTGGATTTCAAGAGGAGGAATCACCATCAATATTTAATTGCATGAAGACTGCAGTTCA TGGCTCATTACTCTCATATCTTGTTTGGGAACCATGCCCAAT GTGTGCCATAGCCCTTGTGCATCAAAGATTCAAGCACGTCTTCTACGCTTTTCCTAATCCCATTACCGGAGCACTTGGTGGAGTCTACAGGTTGCATGGGGAAAGAAGTTTAGTTTAA
- the LOC117844657 gene encoding calmodulin-binding protein 60 E: MSTKMWEATVEHAETCVLTDKVHYYYPDSLNKAGVVFNVVGEVRGLISDKFVSVDDLTEKEKAEARVAVKQAYEHWKNVFTCDNGTLVGNPSQLFNMRSLSLHENQYNPFPTQVSTDDFGLSHSPLPSPDIFSMEPSSSLDPCVLETEVGNENRFQSGVLPVGGHEVPQESQTLDKFSNSLVYEDSNHPPFSDMYYGPVDPSISFDMDLGAALKGFIATIGLCNLFDY, encoded by the exons ATGTCAACAAAGATGTGGGAGGCCACCGTGGAGCATGCAGAAACCTGTGTTTTAACTGACAAAGTGCATTACTACTATCCAGACAGTCTAAACAAAGCTGGTGTTGTATTCAATGTAGTTGGAGAAGTAAGAGGGTTAATATCTGATAAATTTGTTTCTGTTGATGATCTTACTGAAAAGGAGAAG GCTGAAGCACGTGTGGCTGTGAAGCAAGCATATGAACACTGGAAGAATGTCTTTACATGTGACAACGGAACGCTTGTGGGAAATCCTTCGCAGCTGTTCAATATGAGATCTCTGTCTTTGCATGAAAATCAATATAACCCGTTTCCCACGCAAGTTTCTACTGATGACTTCGGTTTGAGCCATTCGCCTCTACCATCACCTGATATTTTCTCGATGGAACCATCGAGTTCCTTAGACCCTTGTGTACTGGAGACTGAGGTGGGCAATGAAAATCGATTTCAGTCAGGGGTGCTCCCAGTTGGTGGCCACGAAGTGCCACAAGAGTCTCAAACACTGGATAAGTTCTCCAACTCTTTGGTTTACGAGGATAGCAATCATCCCCCGTTTAGCGATATGTATTATGGCCCTGTAGATCCCAGCATATCCTTTGACATGGATCTTGGAGCTGCACTGAAAGGCTTCATCGCAACCATAGGtctttgcaacttgtttgaCTACTAG